From Humisphaera borealis, the proteins below share one genomic window:
- the galE gene encoding UDP-glucose 4-epimerase GalE — MNVLVAGGAGYIGSHTVKRLKEAGHNPVIYDNVGRGHREVIDILKVPAVIADLNDRPKLLAALRDHKIDTVMHFAAYAYVGESVDQPLMYYQNNVATTVNVLDTMKEAGVSRFVFSSTCATYGDPDSIPITEDEKQLPVSPYGRSKLMVEHVLKDLQVGWKDFKFAALRYFNACGCATDGTIGEDHDPETHLIPVILQAILGVKPGITVFGTDYPTKDGTNVRDYIHVDDLADAHILAMEKLDTLKTVFCNLGTGNGFSVKEIIATAEKVTGKKVPVTFGPRRAGDAIALYANPKRAKDLLGWEAKHKNPESIIQSAWNWFKDHPRGYGK, encoded by the coding sequence ATGAACGTGCTGGTCGCCGGCGGTGCCGGATACATTGGTTCGCATACCGTCAAACGCCTCAAGGAAGCCGGTCACAACCCGGTCATCTACGACAACGTCGGCCGCGGCCACCGCGAGGTCATCGACATCCTCAAGGTGCCCGCCGTCATCGCCGACCTCAACGACCGGCCCAAGCTCCTGGCCGCGCTGCGCGATCATAAGATCGACACCGTCATGCACTTCGCGGCGTATGCCTACGTCGGCGAAAGCGTCGACCAGCCGCTGATGTACTACCAGAACAACGTCGCGACCACGGTCAACGTGCTCGACACCATGAAGGAAGCCGGCGTCAGCCGGTTCGTCTTCTCCAGCACCTGCGCCACCTACGGCGACCCCGATTCCATCCCCATCACCGAAGACGAAAAGCAGCTTCCCGTCAGCCCATACGGCCGCAGCAAGCTGATGGTCGAACACGTCCTCAAAGACCTCCAGGTCGGCTGGAAGGATTTCAAGTTCGCCGCCCTCCGCTACTTCAATGCCTGCGGCTGCGCCACCGACGGCACCATCGGCGAAGACCACGACCCCGAGACCCACCTGATCCCCGTCATCCTCCAGGCGATCCTGGGCGTGAAGCCGGGCATCACCGTCTTCGGCACCGATTACCCGACCAAAGACGGCACCAACGTCCGCGACTACATCCACGTCGACGACCTGGCCGACGCCCACATCCTGGCGATGGAAAAGCTCGACACGCTCAAGACCGTCTTCTGCAACCTCGGCACCGGCAACGGTTTCTCGGTGAAGGAGATCATCGCGACGGCCGAGAAGGTGACCGGCAAAAAGGTCCCGGTAACCTTCGGCCCCCGCCGGGCCGGCGACGCCATCGCGCTGTACGCCAACCCCAAGCGGGCCAAGGATCTGCTGGGCTGGGAAGCAAAGCATAAGAACCCCGAGTCGATCATTCAGTCCGCGTGGAACTGGTTCAAAGACCACCCGCGCGGATATGGGAAGTAG
- a CDS encoding class I SAM-dependent methyltransferase, producing the protein MHGTTTPDIETSRGIQIEPAVQIKPAPPFLFRFLADFKQVASIAPSSRWLAAATCRHVSSDRPQTILELGAGTGAITAAACRKMHPQSRLIAIEIDAGFADHLAVRCPRAEVVRGDVRHLDAELDRLGVGNLDLVLNGLPTPSLPAAVNQAVFETLGRRASSAWISQLTVMPWVYKPMYHRLFQDVIFDLVPLNIPPGGVYHCRSLKHDWAEQLPGIRKIFGRRKSA; encoded by the coding sequence ATGCACGGTACGACTACGCCTGACATCGAAACCTCGCGCGGCATTCAGATCGAGCCTGCGGTTCAGATCAAACCCGCGCCGCCGTTTTTGTTCCGCTTTCTGGCCGACTTCAAACAGGTTGCGAGCATCGCGCCGTCGAGCCGATGGCTTGCCGCGGCGACCTGTCGGCATGTGTCGTCGGACCGGCCGCAGACGATTCTGGAACTGGGTGCCGGAACCGGCGCGATCACCGCCGCCGCCTGCCGTAAGATGCACCCGCAGAGCAGGTTGATCGCGATCGAGATCGACGCCGGCTTCGCCGACCACCTGGCGGTCCGGTGCCCGCGGGCCGAGGTTGTCCGCGGCGACGTACGTCACCTGGATGCCGAACTCGATCGCCTGGGCGTCGGCAACCTCGACCTGGTGCTCAACGGCCTGCCCACGCCGAGCCTGCCGGCCGCCGTCAACCAGGCGGTGTTCGAAACGCTCGGGCGTCGGGCGTCGTCGGCGTGGATCAGCCAGCTCACGGTGATGCCCTGGGTGTACAAGCCGATGTACCATCGGCTGTTCCAAGATGTGATCTTTGACCTGGTCCCGCTGAACATTCCGCCGGGCGGGGTCTACCACTGCCGCAGCCTGAAGCACGATTGGGCCGAGCAGTTGCCCGGCATCCGCAAGATCTTCGGCCGGCGCAAGTCGGCGTGA
- a CDS encoding trypsin-like peptidase domain-containing protein — protein sequence MSRLKKPFAFIVVAGVSAAAALVGNALLKDAQYARARDAIESTRSELSGADAGQLSNIFRKVGKVMEPSVVNIIVHRAAKTGPRALPFDNDALRKFFPDRDGDGQPDLPEGFGDGGGFDDVPRDSMGTGSGVIMHVDGGSGFILTNNHVAGGATEMTITLADGRQIKNGKLLGTDAKTDLAVIEIKEPRLIPAKWGDSDVMERGDFVMAFGSPFGYVGSMTHGIVSALNRQAGILADRQGYESFIQVDCPINPGNSGGPLTNLKGEVVGINTAIASRTGSFSGIGFAIPSNQAKYVFEQLKGKGKVVRGWLGVSISDVARDLPKAQSFGFKGDKGVLVEQTFANTPANGKLKPGDIVTELDGKPVSDVQELRNKVAAIAPNATVKMRVYRNGEFTSVDLTIGEQPDDLMAVATKQSDLSPRAEEAKSPAKLGLRFANPNDPTLERFGLSGKNGAVVVQVAPQSPSAKAGIRVGDVITQVGETEVKNGVEAAAALSKQDLSKGVRLYVTSAGGGRFVFIEVDGK from the coding sequence ATGTCTCGTCTCAAAAAGCCATTTGCGTTCATCGTGGTTGCGGGCGTTTCGGCGGCGGCGGCGCTGGTCGGCAACGCCTTGTTGAAGGACGCCCAGTACGCCCGGGCCCGCGACGCCATTGAGAGCACGCGTTCGGAGTTGAGCGGTGCCGATGCCGGCCAGCTGTCCAACATCTTCCGCAAGGTCGGCAAGGTGATGGAGCCCTCGGTGGTCAACATCATCGTTCACAGGGCCGCCAAGACCGGCCCGCGGGCGCTACCCTTCGACAACGACGCCCTCCGCAAGTTCTTCCCCGACCGCGACGGCGACGGCCAGCCCGATCTGCCCGAAGGCTTCGGCGACGGCGGCGGGTTCGACGACGTCCCCCGCGACAGCATGGGCACCGGCTCCGGCGTCATCATGCATGTCGATGGTGGCAGCGGGTTCATCCTTACCAACAACCATGTCGCCGGCGGCGCGACGGAGATGACCATCACCCTCGCCGACGGGCGCCAGATCAAAAACGGCAAGCTCCTCGGCACCGACGCCAAGACCGACCTGGCCGTCATCGAGATCAAGGAACCTCGGCTCATCCCCGCCAAGTGGGGTGACAGCGACGTCATGGAGCGCGGCGACTTTGTGATGGCCTTCGGGAGCCCGTTCGGCTACGTCGGGTCGATGACCCACGGCATCGTCAGTGCCCTCAACCGCCAGGCCGGCATCCTCGCCGACCGTCAGGGGTACGAGAGCTTCATCCAGGTCGATTGCCCCATCAACCCCGGCAATTCCGGCGGCCCGCTGACCAACCTCAAAGGGGAAGTCGTCGGCATTAATACCGCGATCGCGAGCCGAACCGGCAGCTTCTCGGGCATCGGCTTCGCCATCCCCTCGAACCAGGCCAAGTACGTTTTCGAACAGCTCAAGGGCAAGGGCAAGGTGGTTCGCGGCTGGCTGGGCGTCAGTATTTCGGATGTCGCCCGTGATCTGCCCAAGGCGCAGAGCTTCGGCTTCAAAGGCGACAAGGGAGTGCTGGTCGAACAGACCTTCGCCAACACGCCCGCCAACGGCAAGCTCAAGCCCGGGGACATTGTCACCGAGCTCGATGGCAAGCCCGTCAGCGACGTGCAGGAACTGCGGAACAAGGTCGCCGCGATCGCTCCCAATGCGACCGTCAAGATGCGCGTCTACCGCAACGGCGAGTTCACCAGCGTCGACCTGACGATCGGCGAGCAGCCGGACGATCTGATGGCCGTCGCGACCAAGCAGTCGGACCTGTCGCCGCGAGCGGAGGAGGCAAAGTCCCCGGCAAAGCTGGGCCTGCGATTTGCCAATCCCAACGACCCCACGCTCGAGCGATTCGGCCTCAGCGGCAAGAACGGCGCGGTCGTGGTGCAGGTCGCCCCGCAGTCACCGTCGGCCAAGGCGGGCATCCGCGTCGGTGACGTCATCACCCAGGTCGGCGAGACCGAAGTGAAGAACGGCGTCGAAGCCGCCGCCGCGCTCAGCAAGCAGGACCTCAGCAAGGGCGTGCGGCTGTACGTGACCAGCGCCGGCGGCGGGCGGTTCGTTTTTATCGAAGTCGACGGCAAGTAA
- the panB gene encoding 3-methyl-2-oxobutanoate hydroxymethyltransferase, which produces MPLSSKFTLANLRAARTEGTKVPMLTCYDYTTARLMQQAGVPALLVGDSAANVILGHPTTLPVPLSFMIEIAAAVRRGAPAAFVVADMPFGSYAGSLGTAVRHVCQMASRSGCDAVKLEVTVGHSKLVRSLADAGVAVMAHLGLRPQSVATLGGYKAQGRTARQADEIVATARAMEQAGAVAILLEAVPNEVSAAIVEQTSLPVIGCGAGPSCHGFVFVTHDAVGLTDHTPRFAPKLGDLATPAIECYRRYVQQVSEGRYPSAEHGYEMPAAERAEFGKPF; this is translated from the coding sequence ATGCCGCTCTCCAGCAAGTTTACGCTCGCCAATCTCCGTGCCGCTCGTACGGAAGGGACCAAGGTCCCGATGCTTACCTGCTACGACTACACCACCGCCAGGCTGATGCAGCAGGCGGGGGTGCCGGCGCTGCTGGTGGGGGATTCGGCGGCTAACGTCATCCTCGGGCACCCGACGACCCTTCCGGTGCCGCTTTCGTTCATGATCGAAATCGCGGCCGCCGTTCGACGCGGGGCACCAGCCGCGTTCGTCGTCGCCGATATGCCTTTCGGAAGCTATGCCGGTTCGTTAGGAACGGCGGTGAGGCACGTCTGTCAGATGGCCAGCCGCAGTGGCTGCGACGCGGTCAAACTGGAAGTCACGGTCGGCCACAGCAAGCTCGTGCGGTCGCTGGCCGATGCCGGCGTCGCGGTGATGGCTCACCTGGGCCTTCGCCCGCAGAGTGTCGCCACTCTCGGTGGCTACAAGGCCCAGGGCCGCACGGCCAGGCAGGCAGACGAGATCGTCGCAACGGCCCGCGCCATGGAGCAGGCCGGCGCGGTCGCGATTCTGCTCGAAGCCGTTCCGAACGAAGTCAGTGCCGCGATCGTCGAGCAGACGTCGCTGCCGGTGATCGGCTGCGGCGCCGGGCCGAGCTGTCACGGGTTTGTCTTCGTGACCCATGATGCGGTCGGACTGACCGACCATACGCCGAGGTTCGCCCCGAAACTGGGCGACCTGGCAACACCGGCGATCGAGTGCTATCGCCGGTACGTACAACAGGTAAGCGAGGGCCGATACCCCTCCGCCGAGCACGGCTACGAGATGCCAGCGGCGGAGCGAGCGGAATTCGGCAAGCCATTCTGA